A single window of Carassius auratus strain Wakin chromosome 9, ASM336829v1, whole genome shotgun sequence DNA harbors:
- the LOC113108660 gene encoding fas apoptotic inhibitory molecule 1-like, translating to MSGDLVAVWDVALSDGVHRIEFEHGTTTGKRVIYIDGKEVIRRDWMFKLVGKETFHVGGTNTKATINIDAVSGFAYEYTLEINGQSLKKYMENRSKVSSTWLLNLDGIDCRVVLEKDTMDIWCNGQKMETAGEFVDDGTETHFTLGDHDCCIKAVSSGKRRDGIIHTLLLDGMEISESE from the exons ATGTCAGGAGATCTTGTAGCTGTGTGGGACGTGGCTTTGAGCGACGGTGTGCACAGGATTGAATTTGAACATGGCACAACCACAGGAAAACGGGTCATTTACATCGATGGAAAG GAAGTCATAAGGAGAGATTGGATGTTCAAACTGGTTGGAAAGGAGACTTTTCATGTGGGTGGTACAAATACAAAGGCCACTATTAACATAGATGCAGTGAGCGGCTTTGCATATGAATACACTCTCGAGATAAATGGACAGAGCCTGAAGAAGTACATGGAGAATCGCTCCAAAGTTAGCAGCACATGGCTCCTCAACCTCGATGGCATCGACTGCAGAGTGGTTCTGG AGAAAGATACCATGGATATATGGTGCAATGGACAGAAAATGGAAACGGCT GGTGAGTTTGTTGATGACGGCACAGAGACACACTTCACTCTGGGTGACCATGACTGCTGCATCAAGGCAGTGAGCAGCGGCAAGAGACGAGATGGCATCATTCACACGCTGCTGTTGGATGGCATGGAAATCTCAGAGTCAGAGTGA